In the genome of Takifugu rubripes chromosome 18, fTakRub1.2, whole genome shotgun sequence, one region contains:
- the cbll1 gene encoding E3 ubiquitin-protein ligase Hakai isoform X1 translates to MQMSFVILICIGIWDFCSMSDLIRYIFLLFTMIFPYLRQIYFNFSPDNFFFNCILCPSSPPSSSIPYCIAATLWIMDQSDNDLQGSDGSGSLGGPDVRRRIPIKLISKQPLRSKPPPRTQRPSCRPTKLEPGDDDNFGFKQEERFACGAKAVDVYPGQRRFPQPLFWDYKLNLIGEKDDVPIHFCDKCGLPIQIYGRMIPCKHVFCYECALLHEKKGEKMCPGLTLYNCTDPVQRIEQCQRGSLYMCSIVPGCKRTYLSQRDLQAHVNHRHMRAAKSSATRQESVHMPSVPEVPERFRMHQPHLAKNHIHLPNPLQHGPHDPYSQPPNPHEAPPPTSALGPETFRIATVTTRKHSNLITVPIQDDSSSSREPHPGGPVPGQPPHHHPGDYPGQPPVVSHAHHMMAPPQQHFGPPPPPPPPIGHQMPHPPQASGTPHMVYNQAPPPPMSSAPPPITPPPGHIMGQIPPYMNHPHQGPPPQHSGPPVNAPPPHHYNPNSMQQFPEDQGTLSPPFSQPGGLSPGMWPAPRGPPPRMQGPPPQPQMPGPHHADQGRYRPYYQ, encoded by the exons ATGCAAATGTCATTTGTAATCCTAATATGCATAGGAATTTGGGACTTTTGCTCCATGAGCGATTTGATACgttacatttttttattgtttacaaTGATATTCCCTTATTTAAGGCAAATCTATTTTAATTTCTCGCCAGATAACTTTTTCTTTAACTGTATCCTCTgtccctcttctcccccctcctcatctaTCCCATATTGCATTGCGGCCACACTTTGGATCATGGACCAAAGCG ACAATGATCTTCAAGGAAGCGATGGTTCTGGGAGTTTGGGTGGCCCTGATGTTCGCAGGCGCATCCCTATCAAGCTAATATCCAAGCAGCCCTTAAGGAGCAAACCTCCACCTCGTACTCAAAGACCCAGCTGCAGACCAACCAAACTTGAGCCTGGTGATGATG ATAATTTTGGCTTCAAGCAAGAAGAGAGGTTCGCTTGTGGAGCCAAAGCCGTTGATGTGTATCCAGGTCAGAGGAGATTCCCCCAGCCTCTGTTTTGGGACTATAAG TTGAATTTGATTGGAGAAAAGGACGACGTACCGATACACTTCTGTGATAAATGCGGTCTTCCTATCCAGATTTATGGGCGGATG ATCCCATGTAAACATGTTTTCTGCTATGAGTGTGCTTTGTTGCAcgagaaaaaaggagagaagatGTGCCCGGG GCTCACCCTGTATAACTGCACAGATCCGGTTCAGCGCATTGAGCAGTGCCAGCGTGGTTCCCTCTACATGTGCAGTATTGTGCCAGGGTGTAAGCGCACCTACCTCTCCCAGCGTGACTTGCAGGCACATGTCAACCACCGGCACATGAGGGCTGCTAAGTCCTCTGCTACCCGCCAAGAGTCTGTCCACATGCCCTCTGTACCTGAGGTCCCGGAGCGTTTCCGTATGCATCAGCCTCACTTGGCTAAGAACCACATTCACCTCCCCAACCCCCTGCAGCATGGCCCACATGACCCCTACAGTCAGCCACCGAACCCACatgaagctccgcccccaaccTCGGCGCTGGGGCCTGAGACGTTCCGGATTGCAACAGTAACAACTCGAAAGCACAGCAATCTCATCACTGTGCCAATTCAGGACGACTCGTCTTCCTCTCGGGAGCCCCACCCCGGTGGACCAGTTCCTGGtcagcccccccatcaccaccctgGAGACTATCCTGGTCAGCCGCCTGTAGTGTCCCACGCTCATCACATGATGGCACCCCCACAACAGCACTTtggtcccccacctcccccaccacctcccATCGGCCACCAGATGCCACATCCGCCCCAGGCCTCTGGGACTCCCCACATGGTGTACAACcaagctcctcctccccccatgtcttcagctccaccaccaATCACTCCCCCACCAGGCCACATTATGGGCCAGATACCCCCTTATATGAACCATCCACACCAGGGACCACCGCCACAACACAGTGGGCCCCCTGTTAATGCTCCCCCACCTCATCATTACAATCCCAACTCCATGCAACAATTCCCAGAAGACCAGGGAACCCTCAGTCCCCCGTTCAGTCAACCTGGTGGGCTCAGTCCTGGGATGTGGCCTGCTCCAAGAGGACCACCCCCAAGGATGCAAggtcctcctcctcaaccccaGATGCCTGGACCACATCACGCTGATCAGGGTCGCTACCGGCCATACTATCAGTAA
- the LOC101067141 gene encoding chloride anion exchanger-like, whose protein sequence is MVTFRRQYKVARPVYSEDSFAEHYERTCRQRKTTLDHIREYLTWDSKRTKNAVLSLLPIIGWLRIYKVKEWLLGDVVSGISTGLVAIMQGLAFSLLASLPPSYGLYTAFFPMLTYFFLGTSRHISVGSFPVLSLMVGAVVTRLVPLDETQANVTNIPGFEGLTLDQKRVLVASSMTFLVGIFQLAMGILQFGFIVVYLSDTLVSGFTTAAAVHILVSQLKFVLGLDVPGISGPLSIIYTLEKVFVQITSTNLCDLVMSIIIMVVVFIVKELNDRYKAKLPVPIPIEVIVTIIACGVSYGFNFNKIYNVDIVGEMVRGYEAPVAPNLEVLRESALEAFPTAIVGFAVAFSVAKVYSKKHDYIIDGNQELIAFGVSNIFGATFKSFAASTALSRTAVQESSGGKTQVAGLISAMMAMIVTLALGFLLEPLPRSVLGALVIVNLKGMLMQFREIPYLWRKDTPDCVVWVATCLSACLLGLDLGLAVGLGVELLTVIFRTQFPRCCLLANIQGTNLYRDRKDYTHIFEPKGVKIFKIPSPLFFANIEFFKEKLREAVGFNPLKILKKRNKALRKVRNLAKKSNYDITENGLWDLISTNDECSKATEELDELSNVEVIPSKWNLPASISFPRVDLHSLILDFSTVSFVDISAVKGLKLVLKEFLHIDVDVYIVSCDVYVLEKLHNCMFFDTEIQTSVFFPTLHDAVLHVLDKKNLDQRPNRLSMSTKL, encoded by the exons ATGGTGACTTTCAGGAGACAATACAAAGTGGCCAGACCTGTATACTCTGAGGACAGCTTTGCTGAACATTATGAGAGAACTTGTCGGCAGCGAAAAACCACATTGGACCACATTCGTGAATATCTGAC CTGGGATTCTAAGAGGACTAAGAATGCGGTGCTCTCTCTTCTACCCATCATTGGATGGTTGAGAATCTACAAAGTTAAAGAGTGGCTCCTGGGAGATGTGGTGTCTGGAATCAGCACTGGACTGGTGGCCATAATGCAAG GACTGGCATTTTCATTGCTGGCCTCCCTTCCTCCAAGCTATGGCCTCTACACAGCATTCTTTCCTATGCTAACATACTTTTTCCTTGGTACTTCAAGACACATATCTGTTG GCTCATTCCCAGTCCTGAGCCTAATGGTGGGGGCTGTCGTGACCCGTCTGGTACCGCTGGATGAAACTCAAGCCAACGTCACCAACATACCTGGATTTGAGGGTTTGACATTGGATCAAAAGAGAGTCCTGGTGGCTTCTTCTATGACCTTCCTTGTTGGAATTTTCCAG CTTGCCATGGGCATCCTGCAGTTTGGGTTTATAGTTGTTTACCTGTCTGACACTCTTGTGTCCGGCTTTACTACAGCTGCTGCAGTCCATATTCTGGTGTCCCAGCTCAAATTTGTGTTAGGCCTAGATGTTCCAGGCATCAGTGGTCCACTCTCCATCATATAT ACCCTGGAAAAGGTTTTTGTTCAGATCACTTCCACAAACCTGTGTGACTTGGTGATGTCCATTATCATCATGGTTGTGGTGTTTATTGTGAAGGAGCTAAACGACAGATATAAAGCCAAGCTGCCTGTTCCCATTCCCATAGAGGTGATTGTG ACTATCATAGCTTGTGGAGTATCGTATGGCTTTAACTTCAACAAAATATATAACGTTGATATTGTTGGCGAAATGGTTCGTGG GTATGAGGCCCCTGTTGCACCTAATTTGGAAGTGCTCCGGGAAAGTGCTCTGGAGGCCTTTCCTACAGCCATAGTGGGCTTCGCTGTAGCTTTCTCTGTGGCTAAAGTGTACTCCAAGAAACATGATTATATTATTGATGGGAACCAG GAGCTCATTGCATTTGGCGTAAGCAACATTTTTGGTGCAACCTTCAAGTCGTTTGCAGCCAGCACAGCACTATCAAGAACAGCTGTGCAGGAGAGCTCAGGAGGCAAAACACAG GTTGCAGGGCTGATCTCGGCTATGATGGCAATGATTGTAACTTTAGCACTTGGATTCCTTTTGGAACCACTACCGAGG TCTGTTCTGGGAGCTTTGGTCATTGTTAACCTAAAAGGAATGCTGATGCAGTTTAGAGAAATTCCGTACTTGTGGAGGAAGGACACGCCAGACTGT GTGGTGTGGGTGGCCACATGTTTGTCAGCTTGCCTGCTGGGATTGGATCTTGGTCTGGCAGTTGGCCTTGGGGTGGAGCTACTTACTGTCATCTTCAGGACACAATT CCCTCGTTGTTGTCTCCTGGCCAACATCCAGGGGACCAACCTCTACAGAGATCGCAAAGATTACACACAC ATATTTGAACCAAAGGGAGTAAAAATCTTCAAAATACCTTCACCGCTTTTCTTTGCCAATATTGAATTCTTTAAGGAGAAACTCAGAGAAGCT GTTGGATTTAACCCCCTGAAAATTCTAAAAAAGAGGAACAAAGCTCTCAGGAAAGTAAGAAACCTTGCGAAGAAAAGCAATTATGACATCACAGAG AACGGCTTATGGGATTTGATCAGCACAAATGATGAGTGCTCCAAAGCGACTGAAGAGTTGGACGAACTCAGCAACGTTGAGGTCATTCCTTCAAAGTGGAATCTTCCTGCAAGCATTAGTTTTCCCAGAGTGGACCTCCACAGCCTGATCCTGGACTTCTCTACCGTCTCCTTCGTGGACATTTCTGCTGTGAAAGGGCTCAAATTG GTACTTAAAGAATTTCTACACATTGATGTGGATGTTTACATTGTTTCCTGTGACG TATACGTCCTAGAGAAACTGCACAACTGTATGTTCTTTGACACCGAGATCCAGACCTCTGTGTTCTTCCCAACCCTCCATGATGCTGTGTTACACGTGCTAGATAAAAAAAACCTCGACCAAAGGCCAAACAGGCTG TCGATGAGTACCaaactttaa
- the cbll1 gene encoding E3 ubiquitin-protein ligase Hakai isoform X2 — protein MAVFPSKNLPFNCNDNDLQGSDGSGSLGGPDVRRRIPIKLISKQPLRSKPPPRTQRPSCRPTKLEPGDDDNFGFKQEERFACGAKAVDVYPGQRRFPQPLFWDYKLNLIGEKDDVPIHFCDKCGLPIQIYGRMIPCKHVFCYECALLHEKKGEKMCPGLTLYNCTDPVQRIEQCQRGSLYMCSIVPGCKRTYLSQRDLQAHVNHRHMRAAKSSATRQESVHMPSVPEVPERFRMHQPHLAKNHIHLPNPLQHGPHDPYSQPPNPHEAPPPTSALGPETFRIATVTTRKHSNLITVPIQDDSSSSREPHPGGPVPGQPPHHHPGDYPGQPPVVSHAHHMMAPPQQHFGPPPPPPPPIGHQMPHPPQASGTPHMVYNQAPPPPMSSAPPPITPPPGHIMGQIPPYMNHPHQGPPPQHSGPPVNAPPPHHYNPNSMQQFPEDQGTLSPPFSQPGGLSPGMWPAPRGPPPRMQGPPPQPQMPGPHHADQGRYRPYYQ, from the exons ATGGCCGTCTTTCCTTCCAAAAACTTGCCTTTTAATTGCAA CG ACAATGATCTTCAAGGAAGCGATGGTTCTGGGAGTTTGGGTGGCCCTGATGTTCGCAGGCGCATCCCTATCAAGCTAATATCCAAGCAGCCCTTAAGGAGCAAACCTCCACCTCGTACTCAAAGACCCAGCTGCAGACCAACCAAACTTGAGCCTGGTGATGATG ATAATTTTGGCTTCAAGCAAGAAGAGAGGTTCGCTTGTGGAGCCAAAGCCGTTGATGTGTATCCAGGTCAGAGGAGATTCCCCCAGCCTCTGTTTTGGGACTATAAG TTGAATTTGATTGGAGAAAAGGACGACGTACCGATACACTTCTGTGATAAATGCGGTCTTCCTATCCAGATTTATGGGCGGATG ATCCCATGTAAACATGTTTTCTGCTATGAGTGTGCTTTGTTGCAcgagaaaaaaggagagaagatGTGCCCGGG GCTCACCCTGTATAACTGCACAGATCCGGTTCAGCGCATTGAGCAGTGCCAGCGTGGTTCCCTCTACATGTGCAGTATTGTGCCAGGGTGTAAGCGCACCTACCTCTCCCAGCGTGACTTGCAGGCACATGTCAACCACCGGCACATGAGGGCTGCTAAGTCCTCTGCTACCCGCCAAGAGTCTGTCCACATGCCCTCTGTACCTGAGGTCCCGGAGCGTTTCCGTATGCATCAGCCTCACTTGGCTAAGAACCACATTCACCTCCCCAACCCCCTGCAGCATGGCCCACATGACCCCTACAGTCAGCCACCGAACCCACatgaagctccgcccccaaccTCGGCGCTGGGGCCTGAGACGTTCCGGATTGCAACAGTAACAACTCGAAAGCACAGCAATCTCATCACTGTGCCAATTCAGGACGACTCGTCTTCCTCTCGGGAGCCCCACCCCGGTGGACCAGTTCCTGGtcagcccccccatcaccaccctgGAGACTATCCTGGTCAGCCGCCTGTAGTGTCCCACGCTCATCACATGATGGCACCCCCACAACAGCACTTtggtcccccacctcccccaccacctcccATCGGCCACCAGATGCCACATCCGCCCCAGGCCTCTGGGACTCCCCACATGGTGTACAACcaagctcctcctccccccatgtcttcagctccaccaccaATCACTCCCCCACCAGGCCACATTATGGGCCAGATACCCCCTTATATGAACCATCCACACCAGGGACCACCGCCACAACACAGTGGGCCCCCTGTTAATGCTCCCCCACCTCATCATTACAATCCCAACTCCATGCAACAATTCCCAGAAGACCAGGGAACCCTCAGTCCCCCGTTCAGTCAACCTGGTGGGCTCAGTCCTGGGATGTGGCCTGCTCCAAGAGGACCACCCCCAAGGATGCAAggtcctcctcctcaaccccaGATGCCTGGACCACATCACGCTGATCAGGGTCGCTACCGGCCATACTATCAGTAA
- the LOC101065788 gene encoding chloride anion exchanger: MQRVGAKQYLVARALYSEDSFAEEHEKVCRPHKTTLDHVKQYFKCDAKRAKNTALSLLPIVGWIKIYRIKEWLLNDIVSGVSTGLVAVLQGLAYCLLASLPPWYGLFSAFFPVVIYFFFGTSRHISVGPFPVLCLMIGSVVTRLVPDEGPPVNITGFEGLTRDEQRVLVASSVTFLTGIMQLAMGVLQVGFVVMYLSDTLVSGFTTAAAIHILVSQLKFVLGLQVPGISGPLAIIYTLEIIFAKITSTNVCDVVIALVIMVVVFIVKELNDRFKSKLPVPIPIEVIMTVIACGVSYAFDFRVKYGIDVVGYIPQGYESPIAPNLHIFKETAVEAFPMAIVGFAVAFSVAKVYSVKHDYTIDGNQELIAFGISNIFGASFKSFAASTALSRSAVQESTGGKTQIAGVLSALIVMIVTLAIGFLLDPLPKSVLGAVVIVNLKGMLMQVREIPYLWRRDKPDCVVWLGTCIASILLGLDLGLAVGLGVELISVILRTQFPRCSVLANIRGTDIYKDRKDYTNIIEPKGVIIFRIPAPIFFANIEFFRSKLTEAVGFNPLKVLRKRNKALRMIRKLLKKGDLQWTSKGFLNTSFQPITESEDESNMEELDMSIDFKDLPVSIDWNADLPANISVPKLDLHSLILDFAAVSFLDISALKGLKTMLKELIRIEVDVYIVACDPYILEKLHDCCFFDDEIKPSIFFLTLHDAMVHVLEKHPECEDKNTQDDTIITSVTVHYPDLRNRDRNTLYPETKF, translated from the exons ATGCAGCGAGTGGGAGCGAAACAATACTTGGTGGCCAGGGCGTTGTATTCGGAGGATTCTTTTGCTGAGGAGCATGAAAAAGTCTGCAGGCCCCATAAGACCACCCTGGATCATGTCAAGCAGTACTTCAA ATGTGATGCCAAACGAGCCAAGAATACAGCTTTGTCCCTACTGCCTATAGTCGGTTGGATTAAAATCTATCGAATCAAGGAGTGGCTGTTAAATGATATTGTGTCTGGAGTCAGCACCGGACTCGTAGCAGTCCTGCAAG GTCTGGCCTACTGTCTGCTGGCCTCTTTACCTCCCTGGTATGGGCTCTTCTCTGCATTTTTCCCTGTTGTAATTTACTTTTTCTTTGGCACATCCAGACACATCTCTGTAG GTCCATTTCCAGTCTTGTGTCTTATGATTGGCTCAGTGGTCACCAGATTGGTCCCAGATGAAGGTCCTCCTGTCAACATTACGGGCTTTGAAGGCCTGACCAGAGATGAGCAGCGAGTTCTCGTAGCCTCATCTGTGACCTTTCTGACTGGTATCATGCAG CTAGCCATGggtgtcctgcaggtggggTTCGTTGTCATGTACCTGTCTGACACTCTGGTGTCCGGcttcaccacagcagcagccatccATATCCTGGTGTCTCAGCTCAAGTTTGTGTTAGGATTACAGGTTCCAGGCATCAGTGGACCCCTTGCTATTATATAT ACCCTGGAGATTATCTTTGCTAAGATAACCTCTACTAATGTGTGTGACGTTGTGATCGCATTAGTGATCATGGTGGTGGTGTTCATTGTCAAGGAACTAAATGACAGATTTAAATCCAAGCTGCCTGTTCCCATCCCTATAGAGGTCATCATG ACTGTCATCGCATGTGGAGTTTCATACGCCTTTGACTTCAGGGTAAAATATGGAATTGATGTAGTTGGCTATATTCCACAAGG GTACGAGTCACCCATAGCCCCAAACCTACACATTTTCAAGGAAACAGCAGTGGAAGCATTTCCCATGGCCATAGTGGGGTTTGCTGTAGCTTTCTCCGTGGCAAAAGTCTATTCTGTAAAGCATGATTACACCATAGATGGAAACCAG GAGCTGATAGCTTTTGGCATCAGTAATATTTTTGGAGCTTCATTTAAGTCCTTTGCTGCAAGTACAGCTCTTTCCAGGAGTGCAGTGCAGGAAAGCACGGGCGGAAAGACTCAG ATTGCTGGTGTGCTGTCTGCTCTTATTGTGATGATTGTAACACTGGCCATTGGCTTCCTCCTTGATCCACTTCCTAAG TCCGTCCTAGGTGCTGTGGTCATTGTAAATCTAAAGGGCATGCTGATGCAGGTTAGAGAAATCCCATACCTGTGGAGAAGGGACAAACCAGACTGT GTGGTGTGGTTAGGTACTTGCATTGCATCCATCCTGCTGGGGTTGGATCTTGGATTAGCCGTAGGTCTCGGTGTGGAACTGATCAGCGTCATCCTGAGGACTCAGTT cCCTCGCTGCAGTGTACTTGCCAACATCAGAGGTACAGATATCTACAAAGACAGGAAGGATTATACCAAT ATAATTGAGCCAAAAGGAGTGATTATCTTTAGGATACCAGCACCCATTTTCTTTGCCAACATTGAGTTCTTCAGGAGCAAGCTAACAGAAGCT GTTGGTTTTAATCCCCTGAAAGTGTTGAGAAAGAGGAATAAAGCACTGAGGATGATTCGGAAACTACTGAAGAAAGGAGATTTACAGTGGACATCA AAAGGTTTCCTGAATACATCATTTCAACCCATTACGGAGTCAGAAGATGAGAGCAACATGGAGGAGCTAGACATGTCCATCGACTTCAAAGACCTTCCTGTGAGCATAGATTGGAATGCTGACCTCCCTGCTAACATCTCTGTCCCTAAATTAGACCTCCACAGCCTGATCCTAGACtttgctgctgtctcctttCTGGATATTTCAGCTCTTAAGGGCCTTAAAACT ATGTTAAAAGAGCTGATCCGGATTGAAGTTGACGTCTACATTGTAGCCTGTGATC CTTATATCCTAGAGAAACTGCATGACTGTTGCTTCTTTGATGATGAAATTAAGCCATCGATTTTCTTTTTGACATTGCACGATGCCATGGTGCATGTCTTAGAGAAACATCCAGAATGTGAAGACAAAAATACTCAAGATGATACG ATTATTACATCAGTCACTGTGCATTATCCCGATTTAAGGAACAGAGATAGAAAT ACTCTGTATCCGGAAACCAAGTTTTAA